The following coding sequences lie in one Polynucleobacter sp. HIN7 genomic window:
- the panD gene encoding aspartate 1-decarboxylase — MKRIMLLAKLHRVVVTEADLHYEGSCGIDENLMDAADMREYEKIELYNINNGERFSTYIIKAPRGSGAISLNGAAARKAHVGDHLIICTYGPVDNAESKTHSPKIVLVDEQNQIKEIKKI; from the coding sequence GAATCATGTTATTGGCAAAGTTACATCGGGTGGTTGTGACCGAGGCCGATTTGCATTATGAGGGTTCTTGTGGGATTGATGAGAATCTCATGGATGCCGCCGATATGCGTGAATACGAAAAGATAGAGCTCTATAACATTAATAACGGTGAGCGATTTTCCACCTACATCATTAAGGCACCCAGAGGCTCAGGTGCGATCTCCTTAAATGGTGCAGCCGCTCGTAAGGCCCATGTAGGAGACCATCTCATTATTTGCACCTACGGACCGGTTGATAATGCCGAGTCTAAAACTCATAGCCCCAAAATTGTTCTAGTAGATGAACAGAATCAGATTAAAGAAATTAAAAAGATTTAA